In one Rhodocyclaceae bacterium genomic region, the following are encoded:
- a CDS encoding MoxR family ATPase, with protein sequence MFTGTERYIATDDLKMAVNAAVTLQRPLLIKGEPGTGKTMLAEEVAGALGRPLFEWHVKSTTKAQHGLYEYDAVSRLRDSQLGEAKVADISNYIVRGKLWEAFECAEPSVVLIDEIDKADIEFPNDLLRELDRMEFYVHETRQLVRATHRPLIIITSNNEKELPDAFLRRCFFHYIRFPDRDTMAQIVDVHFPGIKQALVREAMEAFFELREVPGLKKKPSTSELLDWLKLLMAEDIPAEALRSNDNGKILPPLHGALLKNEQDVHLFERLIFMSRRKG encoded by the coding sequence ATGTTCACCGGTACCGAACGCTACATCGCCACCGACGACCTGAAGATGGCGGTGAATGCCGCGGTCACCCTGCAGCGGCCGTTGCTGATCAAGGGCGAACCCGGCACCGGCAAGACCATGCTGGCCGAGGAGGTCGCCGGAGCGCTCGGTCGTCCGCTGTTCGAATGGCATGTGAAGTCGACCACCAAGGCCCAGCACGGCCTGTACGAGTACGACGCGGTATCGCGCCTGCGCGACTCGCAACTCGGCGAGGCGAAGGTCGCCGACATTTCGAACTACATCGTGCGCGGCAAGCTGTGGGAGGCGTTCGAGTGCGCCGAGCCGTCGGTCGTACTGATCGACGAGATCGACAAGGCCGACATCGAGTTCCCGAACGACCTGCTGCGCGAACTCGACCGGATGGAGTTCTACGTCCACGAGACGCGGCAACTGGTGCGCGCGACGCACCGGCCGCTGATCATCATCACCAGCAACAATGAGAAGGAACTGCCCGACGCCTTCCTGCGCCGCTGCTTCTTCCACTACATCCGCTTCCCCGATCGCGACACCATGGCGCAGATCGTCGACGTGCACTTCCCCGGCATCAAGCAGGCCCTGGTGCGCGAGGCGATGGAGGCCTTCTTCGAGCTGCGCGAGGTACCTGGCCTGAAGAAGAAGCCGTCGACATCGGAACTGCTCGACTGGCTGAAGCTGCTGATGGCCGAGGACATCCCCGCCGAGGCGCTGCGCAGCAACGACAACGGCAAGATCCTGCCGCCGCTGCATGGCGCGCTGCTGAAGAACGAGCAGGACGTCCACCTGTTCGAGCGGCTGATCTTCATGTCGCGGCGCAAGGGCTGA
- a CDS encoding glycerate kinase, with the protein MSAQRELLLAMFRAAVAAADPMHCVGPALPPLPAREGGGRTIVIGAGKASASMARAVEAAWAADLDRIEGMVITRYGHALPCRKIEVVEAAHPVPDEAGVAATARLLDLVSGLDARDLVVCLISGGGSALLACPPASVPLADKQALSRVLLQSGADIGEMNCVRKHLSRVKGGRLALACHPARIATLAISDVPGDALEIIASGPTVGDSTTRADALRVLATYGLDQPASALAFLGTPEAETPKPGDPRLANATTRLVARPQDALEAAASVARDAGYTPLILGDAIEGEAREVARVLGATARQVVRHGQPLPPRCVLLSGGETTVTVRGGGRGGRNVEFLLALACSLRGQAGVHAIAADTDGIDGAGPAAGALIAPDTWARARHMGIDAAAMLADNDAHTFFERLDDTVVTGPTHTNVNDFRAILVDAAT; encoded by the coding sequence ATGAGCGCGCAACGCGAGCTGCTGCTGGCGATGTTCCGCGCGGCGGTCGCGGCTGCCGATCCGATGCACTGCGTCGGTCCCGCGCTGCCGCCGCTGCCCGCGCGCGAGGGCGGCGGCCGCACGATCGTCATCGGCGCCGGCAAAGCGTCAGCGTCGATGGCCCGGGCGGTCGAGGCTGCGTGGGCGGCCGACCTCGACCGGATCGAGGGGATGGTGATCACCCGCTACGGGCACGCGCTGCCGTGCCGGAAGATCGAGGTGGTCGAGGCGGCGCACCCGGTACCGGACGAGGCCGGCGTGGCAGCCACCGCCCGCCTGCTCGACCTCGTGTCGGGGCTGGATGCGCGCGATCTGGTCGTCTGCCTGATCTCCGGCGGCGGCTCGGCGCTGCTCGCCTGCCCGCCTGCGTCCGTGCCACTGGCGGACAAGCAGGCACTGTCCCGGGTGCTGCTGCAGTCGGGCGCGGACATCGGCGAGATGAACTGCGTGCGCAAGCACCTGTCGCGCGTCAAGGGCGGACGCCTGGCACTGGCCTGCCATCCGGCGCGCATCGCCACGCTCGCGATCTCGGATGTGCCCGGCGATGCGCTGGAGATCATCGCCTCCGGCCCGACGGTCGGCGACAGCACGACCCGCGCCGACGCACTGCGGGTACTGGCCACGTACGGGCTGGACCAGCCGGCGAGCGCGCTGGCCTTCCTGGGCACGCCGGAGGCCGAGACGCCCAAGCCCGGCGATCCACGGCTGGCGAACGCCACCACCCGGCTGGTCGCGCGTCCGCAAGATGCCCTCGAGGCCGCCGCATCGGTGGCACGCGACGCCGGCTACACGCCGCTGATCCTCGGCGACGCGATCGAAGGCGAGGCCAGGGAGGTCGCACGCGTGCTCGGCGCAACCGCGCGCCAGGTGGTGCGGCACGGCCAGCCACTGCCGCCGCGCTGCGTCCTGCTGTCCGGCGGCGAGACGACCGTGACGGTACGCGGGGGCGGCCGTGGCGGACGCAACGTCGAGTTCCTGCTCGCGCTGGCCTGCTCGCTGCGCGGCCAGGCTGGCGTGCATGCGATCGCCGCCGACACCGATGGCATCGATGGCGCCGGACCGGCGGCCGGAGCGCTGATCGCCCCGGACACCTGGGCACGGGCACGACACATGGGCATCGACGCGGCCGCGATGCTGGCCGACAATGACGCACACACGTTCTTCGAGCGCCTGGATGACACTGTCGTGACCGGGCCGACGCACACCAATGTGAACGACTTCAGGGCGATCCTGGTCGACGCTGCGACCTGA
- the hyi gene encoding hydroxypyruvate isomerase has protein sequence MPRFAANLSFLFHEVPFEQRFARAAAAGFAGVEYFFPYALPAARIAALLEEHRLTQVLFNLPAGDWEAGERGIAAHPGRVAEFRDSVGLALEYAAALGCSQVNCLAGMPPHGADPLQVRETFVENLRYAAGTAAAHGVRMLSEPINDRDMPGFYLTRSAQAIELFDEAGSDNLYLQYDVYHMQVMEGDLAPTIERLLPRIAHMQFADTPGRHEPGTGEINFPFLFGHVDRLGYTGWMSAEYRPSAGTEASLGWLRG, from the coding sequence ATGCCCCGCTTCGCCGCGAACCTGTCCTTCCTGTTCCACGAGGTACCCTTCGAGCAGCGCTTTGCGCGCGCCGCCGCGGCCGGGTTCGCCGGCGTCGAATACTTCTTTCCGTATGCGCTGCCCGCGGCACGTATCGCCGCCCTGCTCGAAGAGCACCGGTTGACGCAGGTGCTGTTCAACCTGCCGGCCGGCGACTGGGAAGCGGGCGAACGGGGGATCGCCGCCCATCCGGGCCGGGTCGCGGAGTTCCGGGACAGCGTCGGACTTGCACTGGAGTACGCGGCCGCACTGGGCTGCAGCCAGGTGAACTGCCTGGCCGGCATGCCACCGCACGGCGCCGATCCGCTGCAGGTGCGCGAGACCTTCGTCGAAAACCTGCGCTATGCCGCCGGCACGGCGGCCGCGCACGGGGTACGCATGCTGTCGGAGCCGATCAACGATCGCGACATGCCCGGCTTCTACCTGACCCGTTCGGCGCAGGCGATCGAACTGTTCGACGAAGCGGGCAGCGACAACCTCTACCTGCAGTACGACGTCTACCACATGCAGGTGATGGAGGGCGACCTCGCCCCGACCATCGAACGCCTGCTGCCGCGCATCGCGCACATGCAGTTCGCAGATACGCCCGGACGGCATGAACCCGGCACCGGCGAGATCAACTTTCCCTTCCTGTTCGGCCATGTCGACCGGCTCGGCTACACGGGATGGATGAGCGCGGAATACCGGCCGAGCGCCGGCACGGAAGCCAGCCTCGGCTGGCTGCGCGGATGA
- a CDS encoding VWA domain-containing protein — MLIDFLFELKKAGLPVSLREFLTLIEGLQRHVAWGSMDDFYYFARTALVKDESNLDRFDRVFGAYFKGVMSQAPDLRTAIPDEWLRRQAEKLLTDEEKKLIESLGGWDKLMETLRQRLEEQKGRHQGGSKWVGTAGTSPFGAYGYNPEGVRIGQHESRNRRAVKVWDRREFRNFDSDVELGTRNIKVALRRLRRFAREGAAEELDLDDTIRSTARNAGWLDLKLVPERHNAVKVLLFLDVGGSMDDYIRVVEELFSAARGEFKHLEYFYFHNFVYESVWKDNRRRFDERSRLMDVLHKFGNDYKLVIVGDATMSPYEILLAGGSVEHNNDEPGAVWLQRLLDVYSHAAWINPQPESRWEYHESIALTRKLMGERMFPLSLEGLERAMRSLAR; from the coding sequence ATGCTGATCGACTTCCTGTTCGAGCTGAAGAAGGCCGGGCTGCCGGTGTCGCTGCGCGAGTTCCTCACGCTGATCGAAGGCCTGCAGCGCCATGTGGCCTGGGGCAGCATGGACGACTTCTACTACTTTGCCCGTACCGCGCTGGTGAAGGACGAATCGAACCTCGACCGCTTCGACCGCGTGTTCGGCGCGTACTTCAAGGGGGTGATGTCGCAGGCGCCCGACCTGCGCACCGCCATCCCTGACGAATGGCTGCGCAGGCAGGCCGAGAAGCTGCTGACCGACGAAGAGAAGAAGCTGATCGAATCCCTCGGTGGCTGGGACAAGCTGATGGAGACGCTCAGGCAGCGCCTGGAGGAGCAGAAGGGCCGCCATCAGGGCGGTTCGAAATGGGTCGGCACCGCCGGCACCAGCCCGTTCGGCGCATACGGCTACAACCCCGAGGGCGTGCGCATCGGCCAGCATGAATCGCGCAACCGCCGGGCGGTGAAGGTCTGGGACCGGCGCGAGTTCCGCAACTTCGATTCCGATGTCGAACTGGGCACGCGCAACATCAAGGTCGCGCTGCGCCGGCTGCGCCGCTTCGCGCGCGAGGGCGCCGCAGAGGAACTCGACCTGGACGACACGATCCGCTCGACCGCGCGCAATGCCGGCTGGCTCGACCTGAAGCTGGTGCCCGAACGGCACAACGCGGTGAAGGTGCTGCTGTTCCTGGATGTCGGCGGCTCGATGGACGACTACATCCGCGTGGTCGAGGAACTGTTCTCGGCCGCGCGCGGCGAGTTCAAGCACCTCGAGTACTTCTACTTCCACAACTTCGTCTACGAGTCGGTATGGAAGGACAACCGGCGCCGCTTCGACGAGCGAAGCCGGCTGATGGACGTGTTGCACAAGTTCGGCAACGACTACAAGCTGGTGATCGTCGGCGACGCGACGATGAGCCCGTACGAGATCCTGCTCGCCGGTGGCAGCGTCGAGCACAACAACGACGAGCCGGGTGCTGTCTGGTTGCAGCGGCTGCTCGACGTGTACAGCCACGCCGCATGGATCAATCCTCAGCCGGAGTCGCGCTGGGAGTACCACGAGTCCATTGCGCTCACCCGCAAGCTGATGGGCGAGCGGATGTTTCCGCTCAGCCTCGAGGGCCTTGAGCGCGCGATGCGTTCCCTCGCCCGCTGA
- a CDS encoding FAD-binding protein has product MTAAAIDREALLRRLRALLPDGSVLHTDEAQRPYECDGLTLFRQLPLATVLPSTEAELLAVVQICREAGVPIVPRGAGTGLSGGATPHAQGVLLSTAKMSRILSIDPLARTARVQPGVRNLAISEAAARYGLYYAPDPSSQIACSIGGNVAENSGGVHCLKYGLTVHNVLRVRAVTIDGEVVEFGGGALDSPGLDLLAVLIGSEGMLAITTEVTVKLIPRPQLARCIMASFGDVGVAGDAVAKLIAAGIIPAGLEMMDQPATRMVEPFANAGYDLDAAAILLCEADGTPEEVEEEIAHMSEVLRTAGATGLRVSASESERLRFWAGRKNAFPAAGRVSPDYYCMDGTIPRRRLGEMLRAIQQMETKYDMRCPNVFHAGDGNLHPLILFDANDPSSLARAEAFGADILELCVRLGGTVTGEHGVGIEKINQMCVQFPADEREQFFGVKRAFDPPGLLNPGKCIPTLHRCAEYGRMKVHGGALPHPGLDRF; this is encoded by the coding sequence ATGACGGCAGCCGCGATCGACCGGGAAGCACTGCTCCGTCGGCTGCGTGCATTGCTGCCCGACGGATCGGTCCTGCACACCGACGAGGCGCAGCGCCCGTACGAATGCGACGGCCTGACGCTGTTCCGCCAGTTGCCGCTGGCCACGGTGCTGCCGTCGACCGAAGCGGAACTGCTCGCGGTGGTGCAGATATGTCGGGAAGCGGGCGTGCCCATCGTGCCCCGCGGGGCGGGCACCGGCCTGTCCGGTGGCGCGACGCCGCATGCGCAGGGCGTGCTGCTGTCCACCGCGAAGATGAGCCGCATCCTGTCGATCGACCCGCTGGCACGCACCGCCCGGGTGCAGCCGGGGGTACGCAACCTCGCGATCTCCGAGGCGGCCGCCAGGTACGGGCTCTACTACGCGCCCGATCCGTCCAGCCAGATCGCCTGTTCGATCGGTGGCAACGTCGCTGAGAATTCCGGCGGCGTGCACTGCCTCAAGTACGGCCTGACCGTGCACAACGTGCTGCGCGTGCGGGCAGTCACCATCGACGGCGAGGTGGTCGAGTTCGGCGGCGGCGCGCTCGACAGCCCGGGCCTGGACCTGCTGGCGGTACTGATCGGCAGCGAGGGCATGCTCGCGATCACGACCGAGGTGACGGTGAAGCTGATCCCGCGGCCCCAGCTCGCCCGCTGCATCATGGCAAGTTTCGGCGACGTCGGCGTCGCCGGCGATGCGGTGGCGAAGCTGATCGCCGCCGGCATCATTCCGGCCGGGCTCGAGATGATGGACCAGCCCGCCACGCGCATGGTCGAACCGTTCGCCAACGCCGGCTACGACCTCGACGCCGCGGCGATCCTGCTCTGCGAGGCCGACGGCACGCCGGAAGAGGTCGAGGAAGAAATCGCGCACATGTCCGAGGTCCTGCGCACAGCCGGTGCCACCGGATTGCGGGTGTCCGCCTCGGAAAGCGAACGGCTGCGCTTCTGGGCCGGGCGCAAGAACGCCTTCCCGGCGGCCGGCCGCGTATCGCCCGATTACTACTGCATGGACGGCACCATCCCGCGCCGGCGGCTGGGCGAGATGCTGCGCGCGATCCAGCAGATGGAAACGAAGTACGACATGCGCTGTCCGAACGTGTTCCACGCCGGGGACGGCAACCTGCATCCGCTCATCCTGTTCGATGCCAACGACCCGTCGTCGCTCGCGCGCGCCGAGGCGTTCGGCGCCGACATCCTGGAGCTGTGCGTCCGCCTCGGCGGCACGGTGACCGGGGAACACGGCGTCGGCATCGAGAAGATCAACCAGATGTGCGTGCAGTTCCCGGCCGACGAGCGCGAGCAGTTCTTCGGCGTGAAACGCGCATTCGATCCGCCCGGGCTGCTCAACCCGGGCAAGTGCATCCCGACCCTGCACCGCTGCGCCGAGTACGGGCGGATGAAGGTCCACGGCGGCGCACTGCCGCACCCCGGGCTGGACAGGTTCTGA
- a CDS encoding 2-hydroxy-3-oxopropionate reductase: MANIGFVGLGIMGRPMALNLIKGGHSLFLHSRSGVPAELTAAGGKACPNATEVARAADIVITMVPDTPDVERVLFGEAGVAAGLSKGKVVIDMSSISPIETKCFAARIESLGCEYVDAPVSGGEVGAKAASLTIMVGAKPDVFERVKPLFALMGKNITLVGGVGDGQTCKVCNQIIVALNIEAVGEALLFAAKAGADPAKVREALMGGFAASRVLEVHGERMVKRTFDPGFRIELHQKDLSLALAGARAMGMSLPNTATAQELFNACGGLGGSKWDHSAMVRALEALAGKTVG; this comes from the coding sequence ATGGCGAACATCGGATTCGTGGGACTGGGCATCATGGGCAGGCCGATGGCACTCAACCTGATCAAGGGCGGCCACAGCCTGTTCCTGCACAGCCGCAGCGGCGTGCCGGCGGAACTCACCGCCGCCGGCGGCAAGGCCTGCCCGAATGCAACCGAAGTGGCGCGTGCAGCCGACATCGTGATCACGATGGTGCCCGACACGCCAGACGTCGAGCGCGTGCTGTTCGGCGAGGCGGGCGTCGCCGCAGGGCTGTCGAAGGGCAAGGTGGTAATCGACATGAGTTCCATCTCGCCGATAGAGACCAAGTGCTTCGCCGCGCGCATCGAATCGCTGGGGTGCGAGTATGTCGATGCGCCGGTATCCGGCGGCGAGGTGGGTGCCAAGGCCGCCTCGCTCACGATCATGGTCGGTGCGAAGCCTGACGTGTTCGAACGGGTGAAGCCGCTGTTCGCGCTGATGGGGAAGAACATCACCCTGGTCGGCGGTGTCGGCGACGGCCAGACCTGCAAGGTGTGCAACCAGATCATCGTCGCGCTCAACATCGAGGCGGTCGGCGAGGCGCTGCTGTTCGCGGCAAAGGCTGGCGCCGATCCGGCCAAGGTCCGCGAGGCACTGATGGGTGGCTTCGCCGCCTCGCGCGTGCTCGAGGTCCACGGCGAGCGGATGGTCAAGCGCACGTTCGACCCGGGCTTCCGTATCGAACTGCACCAGAAGGATCTCTCGCTGGCGCTGGCCGGTGCGCGCGCGATGGGCATGAGCCTGCCGAACACGGCCACCGCACAGGAGCTGTTCAATGCCTGCGGCGGGCTGGGCGGCTCGAAGTGGGACCACTCGGCGATGGTGCGGGCGCTCGAAGCGCTGGCCGGCAAGACGGTCGGCTGA